From the Balearica regulorum gibbericeps isolate bBalReg1 chromosome 4, bBalReg1.pri, whole genome shotgun sequence genome, one window contains:
- the PIGY gene encoding phosphatidylinositol N-acetylglucosaminyltransferase subunit Y — protein MAGGGLLPSLPTLTVLVPLLSLAGLFYSASVDETFPQGCTSTNSLCFYSLLLPVTIPVYVFFHLWTWMGIKLFRHN, from the coding sequence ATGGCCGGAGGAGGcttgctcccctccctgcccacacTGACTGTACTTGTTCCCCTCCTGTCCCTAGCAGGCTTGTTTTACTCAGCCAGCGTAGATGAAACCTTCCCACAGGGCTGCACCAGCACCAACAGCTTATGTTTCTACAGTCTCCTCCTTCCTGTTACAATACCCGTTTATGTATTCTTCCATTTGTGGACCTGGATGGGGATTAAGCTTTTTAGGCACAACTAG
- the PYURF gene encoding protein preY, mitochondrial, with protein MLRGSGRGVTAVLRRWASGGGQGQGQGQGQGSGSGSGSGSGSSSARPQPLEPSLLRFLVCPLSKRPLRYEEATNELINEELGIAYPIIDGIPNMIPEAARMTRKNPPAEGSKQP; from the exons ATGCTGCGCGGCAGCGGGCGCGGAGTGACGGCCGTTCTGCGGCGGTGGGCgagcggcggcgggcaggggcaggggcaggggcaggggcagggctcGGGCTCGGGCTCGGGCTCGGGCTCGGGCTCCAGCTCAGCGCGGCCGCAGCCGCTGGAGCCGTCGCTGCTGCGCTTCCTGGTGTGCCCGCTCTCCAAGCGGCCGCTGAG GTACGAAGAAGCTACCAACGAGCTCATTAACGAGGAGCTGGGCATTGCATACCCCATCATCGACGGCATCCCCAACATGATCCCGGAGGCTGCCAGGATGACTCGGAAGAATCCCCCAGCCGAGGGCTCGAAGCAGCCCTGA